GAAAATCTATTATAAAATCTGGCAAGTTTAAGTTAGACGAAATCACTTTAAGGGGGAAAGTAAATAACCTATTAAATACGTAATTTGATATATGAATTGCTTCTTTTCGTCATTCCTTTTCTATTTTGCTTTTGAAAATTTAGTAATCTGTATATTTTATGATAAAATAAATCGATAATAATTTAGAACGAGGTATATAAATGAACATTGTTTTAGCAACATTAAATGCAAAATATATCCATACTAATTTGGGTATTCGATACATTAAAGCTTATGCTCAGCCTGAATATGATATAGAGCTTGCAGAATATACAATAAAAGACCCAAGTCTTAACATCATCACAGACTTATATAAACGCAAGCCAAAAATACTTGGCTTTAGCTGTTATATTTGGAATATCGAACAAACAATTGAAGTGATCCGTATGTATAAAAAAATTGATCCTTCCGTTATTATTTTTGTTGGCGGTCCAGAAGTAAGCTATGATGTGAATTATTGGTTAGATCGCGTAAAGGAAATTGACATCATTACGATTGGTGAAGGAGAAATTACTGTTAAGAAATTAATAAAAGCTATTGAAAATGGGAATGATTTCACTTCCATATATGGCATTGGTTATCGAGATGAAGGAAAAAATATCATTAAACCACAAACCGAAAAATTAGATTTAACAACTATTCCTTCCCCATATCGCTTTAAAGAAGATTTACCATTTCTAAGTAAAAGAATTCAATATATCGAAACAAGCCGAGGTTGTCCATTTAATTGCCAATTTTGTTTATCTTCTATTGAAGTTGGGGTTCGATATTTTAATCGAGAGGTTATCAAAGATGATATTCGTTACCTTATGGCAAATGGAGCGAAGGTTTTTAAATTCGTAGACAGAACTTTTAATATAAGTCGTAGTTATGCAATGGATATGTTCCAATTTTTAATTGACGAACATGTGGAGGGAACAGTATTCCAATTTGAAATTACTGGTGATATAATGCGACCAGAAGTCATCGAATTTTTAAATCAAAATGCTCCTAAAGGCTTATTCCGTTTTGAAATAGGTGTACAATCTACAAATGATGCTACAAACGAACTAGTTATGAGAAGACAAAACTTTGAAAAGCTTTGCAGAACTGTCACACTTGTACGAGATGGCGAAAAAATAGATCAACATTTAGATTTAATTGCTGGTCTACCTGAAGAGGATTACAATTCATTCCGTCAAACATTCAATGATGTTTTTGCTTTAAGGCCAGAAGAGCTGCAACTAGGGTTTTTAAAAATGCTAAGAGGTACTGGAGTACGATTAAGAGCGCATGAACATGATTATGTTTATATGGATTATGCTCCGTACGAAGTATTAGGTAATAATGTACTTTCATTCGATGATATTGTAAAAATTAAGCAAGTTGAAGACGTACTTGAGAAATATTGGAATGACCATCGAACAAATAGTACGATTGAATATTTAATTAAAAATGAGTTTGAAAGTCCATTTGATTTCTTCCAATTATTTGGTTCATATTGGGAAGAAAGAGGTTGGTCAAGAATCGGCCACCAGCTTGAAGATTTATTTAAGCGTCTAAATGAGTTTTTAACTCATTATCAAATCAAAAACGATACAATCGTTAAAGATATTATGAAAATTGATTATTATTTAAATCATAAATATAAACCGCGTAAACCTTGGTGGGACGAAGTAACAAACCATGATTTTGCAAAGGATATTTATAAACGAATTATCGATAATCCTGAATATTTAGGTTCGGATTTTATTTCACTTAATTTAAATGAAAAAGAAATTTATAAGCATACAATGATTGAATCACTTTCATTTGATATCGAGCACTTTTTACTAACTGGAGAATATAGAACTGGTAACTATGCGATGCTAGTTTATTTCTCACCTAAAACATTATCGCCGTCATTTTTTACAATAGAAGCTTAATTAAAAGAGGACAATATTTTTTAATATTGTCCTCTTCATGCTGTTGAAAAACTACCTTGTCAATTAATGATCAAATTTTCGTAAAAGGAGTACATTCCAATCAACTTATTCATCAAAAAAAATGTCTGCGATAAACCCTAATCAAATAGCCTTTACTTAGAGTAATCTAACTGTTGTATCTTAATCAGATTGTAGATAATTAATATTGAACAGTTATTAAACTAAACGTTCGAATTTGTTTTCAAAAAAAAGCTCATAATATTTTTAGCTTCTAAAAAAATCATTTCTGAGGACAATATTTTTTAATATTGTCATTTTGTATTGAATTTACTAAATAGCAAATAATACTTGGTAAGTAGAGGTGATAATATAATGAAGAGAAAAAATGAGAAAACTGAAATCGATTCACCGGTAATGAATGATACTTTGCCCCATATTTCAAGTTTTCCTTCTTTTAAAGGGACAGAGATTAAAATGGAAGAACCTTTTGTAAATTCAAAGGGTGTAGTAATTGGAGACAGTAAGTATAGCTCTCCTAATTCTCCATTAAATAATTGGTCTGACGATGTTGATCCATCAGTTATGGCAGGCGACGAATGGGTTCATCCGACAAATGATATTGGTTGGGCAAGTGCAGAAAACACTGACCTATTAGAATCAAAAAAGAGAGAACAACCTGCAAAACAATTTATGCATCCACAGCATGAAACGACGGACTGATGAAGTGCAAGATTAAGGGGATAGGAAGAAAGTATCATTTCTCCTATCCCCTATTTTGTCTTTAAAATAGTCCGATATTAATATTGCCCTTTTTTTGAACTAGTAGCATATGTAATTGTGC
This genomic interval from Gottfriedia acidiceleris contains the following:
- a CDS encoding B12-binding domain-containing radical SAM protein, whose protein sequence is MNIVLATLNAKYIHTNLGIRYIKAYAQPEYDIELAEYTIKDPSLNIITDLYKRKPKILGFSCYIWNIEQTIEVIRMYKKIDPSVIIFVGGPEVSYDVNYWLDRVKEIDIITIGEGEITVKKLIKAIENGNDFTSIYGIGYRDEGKNIIKPQTEKLDLTTIPSPYRFKEDLPFLSKRIQYIETSRGCPFNCQFCLSSIEVGVRYFNREVIKDDIRYLMANGAKVFKFVDRTFNISRSYAMDMFQFLIDEHVEGTVFQFEITGDIMRPEVIEFLNQNAPKGLFRFEIGVQSTNDATNELVMRRQNFEKLCRTVTLVRDGEKIDQHLDLIAGLPEEDYNSFRQTFNDVFALRPEELQLGFLKMLRGTGVRLRAHEHDYVYMDYAPYEVLGNNVLSFDDIVKIKQVEDVLEKYWNDHRTNSTIEYLIKNEFESPFDFFQLFGSYWEERGWSRIGHQLEDLFKRLNEFLTHYQIKNDTIVKDIMKIDYYLNHKYKPRKPWWDEVTNHDFAKDIYKRIIDNPEYLGSDFISLNLNEKEIYKHTMIESLSFDIEHFLLTGEYRTGNYAMLVYFSPKTLSPSFFTIEA
- a CDS encoding DUF3905 domain-containing protein, which codes for MKRKNEKTEIDSPVMNDTLPHISSFPSFKGTEIKMEEPFVNSKGVVIGDSKYSSPNSPLNNWSDDVDPSVMAGDEWVHPTNDIGWASAENTDLLESKKREQPAKQFMHPQHETTD